In one Thermogemmata fonticola genomic region, the following are encoded:
- a CDS encoding DUF1559 domain-containing protein, whose product MLHSVLKSNTRPALSLLEFLVAVAIVAILLALLLPAVQKVRSAASLLREKNKVKQITLAIHMYADNHDRIGYNSIFVEILPYMERGAYYEKMLPNGPKGEALWGAEVMPPYLNEDDPSLAIQRIGVASYCINAQIYKEFHANRSALIRDGMSNTIEITTCYANIMKQNGQYSQHDVKRFWGFEINFIRPSPPITINGIQFTLEFRPAAFANPFYGDVLPGSAEAQSVTFQLRPKIEEADPRIPQSPYTHGLLAGLADGSVRMISPQISPQTFWAAVTPNGGEVLGPDW is encoded by the coding sequence ATGTTGCATAGTGTGCTGAAGTCTAATACACGCCCGGCGCTCAGCCTGCTGGAGTTCCTGGTGGCGGTTGCCATTGTGGCGATCCTGCTGGCCCTCCTCCTGCCCGCGGTGCAGAAGGTGCGCTCGGCTGCTTCTCTGCTGCGGGAGAAAAACAAGGTCAAACAGATCACGCTGGCGATCCATATGTATGCCGATAACCATGACCGCATCGGCTACAACAGCATCTTCGTGGAAATTCTCCCCTACATGGAGCGCGGTGCATACTACGAGAAGATGCTCCCGAACGGACCCAAAGGAGAGGCCTTGTGGGGTGCCGAAGTGATGCCGCCCTATCTGAACGAGGATGATCCCTCCCTTGCCATTCAAAGAATTGGAGTGGCGAGTTACTGCATCAATGCTCAGATTTACAAGGAATTCCATGCTAATCGATCAGCCTTGATTCGTGATGGCATGTCCAACACCATCGAGATCACAACCTGTTATGCCAACATAATGAAACAAAACGGACAATATTCACAGCATGATGTCAAAAGATTTTGGGGCTTCGAGATAAATTTTATTCGACCCTCACCTCCTATCACCATTAATGGTATACAATTTACTCTTGAATTTCGTCCAGCCGCATTTGCCAATCCGTTTTATGGCGATGTCTTGCCGGGGTCGGCGGAGGCGCAGAGCGTGACCTTCCAGCTCCGTCCCAAGATCGAGGAGGCCGACCCCCGCATTCCTCAGAGTCCCTACACGCATGGCCTGTTGGCAGGACTGGCAGACGGCAGCGTGCGGATGATCTCCCCGCAGATCAGTCCGCAGACGTTCTGGGCGGCGGTGACTCCCAACGGCGGCGAAGTCCTCGGCCCCGACTGGTGA